Genomic segment of Chloroflexota bacterium:
GTCCGGTGCGACCGAGCCGGGGCCCTGCAGCGCGGAAACGTACGCCACCGCGCCCAGATCGTAATACAGCGAAATCGCCGGTAGCTGGTCCGTCAGAATCCCCACCATCTGGGCGATCTGGCGGATTCGCTCGTCGCGGTCGAGCGTCGTGTTGAACGCTTGCAAGAGCCGATCGTAATCCGAATTGACCCAGGCCTCCCGATTGTTCCCCGTCCATCGATTCTCCGGCTTCGGAATGGCAGTGCTGGAGAAGTTGGGGAGCGCGCGCTCCCCGAGTCCCGTGCTGAACGCGTACATGGACGGAAAGGTCGCCCGCAGCACCGGGTCCTGCGCCTGCGAGGCCGGCAAGACCGCCTCCTGCACGTCGATCCCCGCCTGCCGCCAGCCGCTCGCCACGACCGAGCGCTCGCTCTCGTACTGCACGGACGCGTTCACCTTCAGCTCGGGAGAGAATCGCCCCTCC
This window contains:
- a CDS encoding ABC transporter substrate-binding protein, which gives rise to MLVTTDLWRAIYFQFRPDVASPAATLDLRVRKALAHAIDKQILNDTLYEGEGMMSETILPPGVDYSATVAQSVTSYPFDVRETDRLMGEAGYRKGPDGFYTTPAEGRFSPELKVNASVQYESERSVVASGWRQAGIDVQEAVLPASQAQDPVLRATFPSMYAFSTGLGERALPNFSSTAIPKPENRWTGNNREAWVNSDYDRLLQAFNTTLDRDERIRQIAQMVGILTDQLPAISLYYDLGAVAYVSALQGPGSVAPDTTGLVSWNVHEWTLR